The DNA window ATTCCTATTTGTGGCGGTGCTGGCCTTCAATTTCTTCGGTGACGCCCTGCGGGACGCGGCAGATACCCAGAGCCGCTGATTACCACCAGCCCGATTCATTCCAGATGAATTCAGCTTTTCACTTTTCTTAGAATCGGACTCTTCGTCTCAGCGCAGCTTCCGTAAAGACGGTGTACGTCTGGGCGCGGCAAAATTCTTAGCATTCGGTATTTATGCTATCTTCATTTTATCGCTACATTATTTCAAGGAGAAATCATGACCAAATTCGCCACCAAATTGTTTGCCCTTACTGCGTTGACCCTACTCGGCAGCGTTGCCTCCGCCGCCTCTATCCGCGATCAGATTTGCGCTGACGGCGTCTTCAACGCTGGTGTCAAATACGACAGCCCGCCTTTCGGCTTCGTGGACGAGAACGGCGACGTGACCGGCTTTGACGTCGATCTGGTCAAGGAAATCGGCAAAGACCTGACCGAAGTTTGCAAAAAGCCTATCAAAGTGGTCCTCAAGCAGGTCACCAGCAAAAACCGGATCGAGTTCGTGCAAAACGGCACCGTCGATATCGCCGCCTCCACCGCCACCGCCACCTACGGGCGGATGGACACGGTGGACTTTTCCAACACCTACTTCCTCGACGGTCAGCGCCTGCTGGTTCCGGCGGGCAGCCCGATCAAGAGTACCCGCGACTTGGCAGGCAAGCGGGTCGGCACCGCGCAGGGCAGCACTTCCGAACTCAACCTCAAGGCCGCCGCGCCCAAGTCCAACGTCGTGAGCCTTCAGCAGTACACCGACGCCTTCACTGCCCTCCAGCAGGGCCGTGTCGACGCCGTCAGCACTGACAGCACCATTTTGCTGGGCCTCAAGGCCAGTGCGCCTGATCCCAGCAAGTACGCCATCGTCGGGCCGTTTTTCAGCTCCGAGCCGTACGGCATGATCCTCAAGCAAAACGACAGCAAGTGGCGTAACTTCGTCAACGAAAGCCTCAGCCGCACCGGGGCCGACGGCACCTACAAAAAGATCTTTACCAAGTGGTTTGGCCCCAAAACCAAGTACGCCTTGCCCGATCCCAAGCGTGCTCAGGAAATTCCCGCGCAGTTCCCTGTGCGCC is part of the Deinococcus detaillensis genome and encodes:
- a CDS encoding ABC transporter substrate-binding protein; the protein is MTKFATKLFALTALTLLGSVASAASIRDQICADGVFNAGVKYDSPPFGFVDENGDVTGFDVDLVKEIGKDLTEVCKKPIKVVLKQVTSKNRIEFVQNGTVDIAASTATATYGRMDTVDFSNTYFLDGQRLLVPAGSPIKSTRDLAGKRVGTAQGSTSELNLKAAAPKSNVVSLQQYTDAFTALQQGRVDAVSTDSTILLGLKASAPDPSKYAIVGPFFSSEPYGMILKQNDSKWRNFVNESLSRTGADGTYKKIFTKWFGPKTKYALPDPKRAQEIPAQFPVRR